CAGATCTTCCCCGTGCTGACCCCGCTGGCGGTCGACCCGGCCCACCCCTTCCCCTACATCTCGGGCCTGTCCCTGAACCTGGCCGTCGTCGTACGGAACCCGGTCACGGGCCACAAGCACTTCGCCCGCGTCAAGGTGCCGCCGCTGCTGTCCCGCTTCCTGGAGAGCTCCCCGGGCCGATACGTCCCCATCGAGGACGTCATCGCCGCCCACCTGGAGGAGCTGTTCCCGGGCATGGAGGTGCTGGAGCACCACGCCTTCCGCCTCACCAGGAACGAGGACCTGGAGGTCGAGGAGGACGACGCCGAGAACCTGCTCCAGGCCCTGGAGAAGGAGCTCATGCGGCGCCGCTTCGGCCCGCCGGTGCGCCTGGAGGTCGAGGAGTCCATCGACCGCGAGGTCCTTGACCTGCTGGTGCGTGAGCTGAAGATCAGCGAGGCCGAGGTGTACCCGCTGCCGGGGCCCCTGGACCTCACGGGCCTGTTCCGGATCGCCTCCCTCGACCGGCCGGAGCTGAAGTACCGCAAGTTCGTCGCCGGCACCCACCGCGACCTCGCCGAGGTCGAGTCGGCGTCCGCGCCGGACATCTTCGCCGCCCTGCGCGAGCGGGACGTCCTGCTGCACCACCCGTACGACTCGTTCTCCACCTCCGTCCAGGCCTTCCTGGAGCAGGCGGCCGGCGACCCGGACGTCCTCGCGATCAAGCAGACCCTGTACCGGACCTCGGGCGACTCCCCCATAGTCGACGCGCTCATCGAGGCCGCCGAGACCGGCAAGCAGGTCCTGGTCCTGGTCGAGATCAAGGCCCGCTTCGACGAGCACGCCAACATCAAGTGGGCGCGCAAGCTGGAGGAGGCCGGCTGCCACGTCGTCTACGGCCTGGTCGGCCTGAAGACCCACTGCAAGCTGTCGCTGGTGGTCCGCCAGGAGGGCGAGACGCTGCGCCGCTACAGCCACGTCGGCACCGGCAACTACCACCCGAAGACGGCCCGCCTCTACGAGGACCTCGGCCTGCTCACGGCCGACCCGCAGGTCGGCGCGGACCTCTCGGACCTCTTCAACCGCCTCTCCGGCTACTCCCGCCGGGAGACCTACCGCCGTCTGCTCGTGGCGCCCAAGTCGCTGCGCGACGGCCTGGTCGCGCGGATCACCAAGGAGATCCAGCACCACCGCGCCGGGCGGCCCGCGTACGTCCGTATCAAGGTCAACTCGATGGTCGACGAGGCCGTCATCGACGCCTGCTACCGCGCGGCCCAGGCGGGCGTGCCGGTGGACGTGTGGGTGCGCGGCATCTGCGCGCTGCGCCCGGGCGTGCCGGGCCTGTCGGAGAACATCCGGGTGCGCTCCATCCTCGGCCGCTTCCTGGAGCACTCGCGCGTGTTCGCCTTCGGCAACGGCGGCGAGCCCGAGGTGTGGTTCGGCAGCGCCGACATGATGCACCGCAACCTCGACCGCCGGATAGAGGCCCTGGTCCGGGTCACCGACCCGGCGCACCGGGCAGCCCTGAACCGGCTGCTGGAGACCGGCATGTCCGACGCCACCGCC
The genomic region above belongs to Streptomyces coeruleorubidus and contains:
- a CDS encoding RNA degradosome polyphosphate kinase; the encoded protein is MTPAVPEPSPPREGPGRNGNTHVTPPLPPALSDAPVMLAARKNGSMSQPNTQAQVQHAQPSVGSIAAHRPHTIAAAVSELEPDIDADLDAYEESPYDGPQLPQGRFLDRERSWLAFNERVLELAEDPNTPLLERANFLAIFASNLDEFFMVRVAGLKRRIATGVATRSASGLQPREVLEMIWARSRELMARHAACYHEDVAPALAEEGIHLVRWNELQEKEQARLFTLFRHQIFPVLTPLAVDPAHPFPYISGLSLNLAVVVRNPVTGHKHFARVKVPPLLSRFLESSPGRYVPIEDVIAAHLEELFPGMEVLEHHAFRLTRNEDLEVEEDDAENLLQALEKELMRRRFGPPVRLEVEESIDREVLDLLVRELKISEAEVYPLPGPLDLTGLFRIASLDRPELKYRKFVAGTHRDLAEVESASAPDIFAALRERDVLLHHPYDSFSTSVQAFLEQAAGDPDVLAIKQTLYRTSGDSPIVDALIEAAETGKQVLVLVEIKARFDEHANIKWARKLEEAGCHVVYGLVGLKTHCKLSLVVRQEGETLRRYSHVGTGNYHPKTARLYEDLGLLTADPQVGADLSDLFNRLSGYSRRETYRRLLVAPKSLRDGLVARITKEIQHHRAGRPAYVRIKVNSMVDEAVIDACYRAAQAGVPVDVWVRGICALRPGVPGLSENIRVRSILGRFLEHSRVFAFGNGGEPEVWFGSADMMHRNLDRRIEALVRVTDPAHRAALNRLLETGMSDATASWRLGPDGEWTRHATDADGQPLRNVQEMLIDARRRRRGTATP